Proteins encoded by one window of Salvia splendens isolate huo1 chromosome 14, SspV2, whole genome shotgun sequence:
- the LOC121765374 gene encoding delta(8)-fatty-acid desaturase-like translates to MAAAGDDDKKYITSDELSKHNKSGDLWLSIQGKVYNVTDWAKRHPGGEVPLLTLAGQDVTDAFIAFHPGSAWKHLDSLFTGYHLRDFHVSEMSRDYRTLATQFARSGMFEKKGHGVIYSLCFISFLLAACFYGVLRCDGFLTHILSGCLLGLIWMQVAYLGHDSGHYNIMISPRFNKLAQILTGNCLTGISIAWWKWTHNAHHIACNSLDYDPDLQHLPMLAVSNCFFTNLTSKFYNRKLEFDPIARFFISYQHLTYYLVMCVARVNLYLQTFLLLFSSRRVPDRGLNILGIMVFWTWFPLLVSFLPNWTERVLFVLASFCVCSIQHIQFTLNHFAADVYVGPPKGNNWFEKQTAGTIDIDCPSYMDWFFGGLQFQLEHHLFPRLPRCHLRKVSPIIRDLCKKHNLPYRSLTFVEANKWTLRTLRAAAVEARDFSMVPRNLLWEAVNTHG, encoded by the coding sequence ATGGCCGCCGCGGGCGACGACGATAAGAAGTACATCACCTCCGACGAGCTCAGCAAGCACAACAAATCCGGCGATCTGTGGCTCTCAATCCAGGGCAAAGTCTACAACGTCACCGATTGGGCGAAGCGCCACCCCGGCGGGGAGGTTCCTCTTCTCACTCTCGCCGGCCAGGACGTCACCGACGCATTCATCGCCTTCCACCCTGGCTCCGCCTGGAAGCACCTGGACAGTCTCTTCACCGGCTACCACCTCCGCGACTTCCACGTCTCGGAAATGTCTCGCGATTACCGTACCCTGGCGACGCAGTTCGCCAGATCCGGAATGTTCGAGAAGAAAGGCCACGGCGTGATCTACAGCCTCTGCTTCATCTCCTTCCTCCTCGCCGCCTGCTTCTACGGAGTCCTCCGCTGCGACGGTTTCCTCACCCACATTCTCTCCGGATGCCTCCTCGGATTAATCTGGATGCAGGTCGCCTACCTAGGCCACGACTCCGGCCACTACAACATCATGATTAGCCCTAGATTCAACAAATTGGCGCAGATCCTGACCGGTAACTGCCTCACCGGCATCAGCATTGCGTGGTGGAAGTGGACGCACAACGCGCACCACATCGCCTGCAACAGCCTCGATTACGACCCCGATCTCCAGCACCTCCCGATGCTCGCCGTCTCCAACTGCTTCTTCACCAACCTCACCTCCAAATTCTACAACAGGAAGCTCGAATTCGATCCAATCGCGCGGTTCTTCATCAGCTACCAACACCTCACATACTACCTCGTGATGTGCGTCGCCAGAGTGAATCTCTACCTCCAAAcattcctcctcctcttctccaGCCGCAGAGTCCCCGACAGAGGCCTCAACATTTTAGGAATCATGGTGTTCTGGACATGGTTCCCTCTCCTCGTCTCATTTTTACCCAATTGGACCGAGAGAGTCCTCTTCGTGCTAGCCAGCTTCTGCGTCTGCTCAATCCAACACATCCAATTCACGCTCAACCACTTCGCCGCCGACGTCTACGTAGGCCCCCCGAAGGGGAACAACTGGTTCGAAAAACAAACCGCCGGAACAATCGACATTGACTGCCCTTCTTATATGGATTGGTTCTTCGGCGGACTCCAATTTCAGCTGGAGCATCATCTCTTTCCGAGGCTGCCGAGGTGCCATTTGAGGAAGGTTTCCCCCATTATCAGAGACCTCTGCAAGAAGCACAACTTGCCGTACCGGAGCTTGACGTTTGTGGAAGCAAACAAGTGGACGCTGCGGACGCTCAGAGCCGCCGCGGTGGAGGCCCGAGACTTCTCCATGGTGCCGAGAAACTTGCTGTGGGAAGCTGTCAACACCCATGGATGA